The nucleotide sequence GTGTGAATTATTCAGGTGTGTGAATTATTCcttgaagaaggaaaggagacctGGAAGAGGTTGGTTGGTTGTACTGTGCATTAGCCTGTCTCTCTTTTAAAATACTATTgttcttgttatttatttttattttgaggtagggtcttactatgtaccccAGACAAGCCTTGAACCCTaaggtccacttgcctctgcctccctagtgccagtattaaaggcctgcgccaccatgcCCGACATCGTAGTGTTTTAGCAGTGAAAGTTTTAGCAGTGAAAACTGGAAAAGCACTGGCTACACGAAACCCGTTGGTCCTTCCATCCTGTTGTAACCAGCACTCAAGCCTCCTGCAgacttctcctccccttccacaAAGCTGGGGCCTTGCAATCAATTCCTGTGCTGTTGCCACGGGCAGGAAGAAAACCCAGCCCAGAATTAATCCACCCCCTCTGACTAGGTCTCCGAGAAAGAGTGAGTGGAGCCTAGGCCAACCTCACCGCCTTGAAGGACAGTCCTTTCCCGCTCACTATAATTATGCCAGGCATGCGCAACCTTTGCCCCTTCATTTTAAGCAGTCAAGCTGACTTCCTAGTTCATGAGTAACCAGAAGCAATAAAACATAACACCTGCCTACAAACCTGTTCACGTTCTGGGAACATCCGCCACCTCCCACTCCCCGCCCCCAGTTAAAGCCAGCTCCACCTGGACTCTGACTCCCATTccattcctcccctccttcctgggATCGTGGGCCGTCCATTATCCTTCTCGGTCTCCAGGACACCTTCCTTTCTGCCCATTGTCACCCTCAATTTCCTTCCCCATTGAAAGATCCATCTTTCCACGACTGCGGTCTCTGATGCCACCAGATGGtctgtccctctccctgtccaGGTTCTTGAAGAGTGAACCACATTCCCTGAAGAATGTCTTTCCATCCTTGCCTGTCAACTGTGTTTCTGACCTCACCGTCTACAGATACTCTTGCCATGACCAACAGTTACAGCCCTCATCCATCGCAGCTAGGGGATGACCTGTCAGTCTCTCTCCGGGTCTGTAGATCCGGTTGCATGCTTTTCTCTCTCGTCTATAGCCCTCCCTTGGATCTGGGtgtgttctctctcctccactcaCCCCTGGAACAGTCAAGCCTTCCTGTTCTTGTGGATCTTTCCCAACCCACTCTCTTTACTATTCTGCAACTTTTCCTTGAGGTGAGGGATCACATTTGTTCCCAAGGGCATCTCACCTGGCTTTCTCTCCCAagctccattttcttgttttatttttttctgttctcaagATAATATCTCAGGTATCCTGGGCTGGTCTTGACCTGGCTTTGTAGCCCGAGATGATCTTGATGCTCTGGGCCTCcgtcctctgcctccccagtgctaggattatagacacacacacacccacgtCCCATCTATGTGACACTGAGGGAACCCAGGCTTTATGCTTGTGTCATTGGGCTCACAGCTGGAAGATTatcctttgggttttttttttttttaaaaccatttccaAAGGTTATAACCATAGCCAATAGCTCACCGGCCATAGACAACCAGGCGGCAGGCTGGACATGGCTTGGGCGCCTCTGATCCTAGCTCGTTCTAGCCGAAGGGAAAGACCTCTTGTTCCCCTGGTGCTGTGAGCTGGATGTCTTCCTCCATGTCGCCCCTTCCTCTGAGTGACTTTCCTCTTTTCACCTGGGTCACTGGTACTGAACCTTCAAGATTCCTTGCAGGTCTCGGGGAAGGTAGGTCTTTCCCGACTCCAGCAGACAGAGAGAGGTAGTGACTATCGGGGGCCTCCATGTGACTCTGCTTGTCTTTACCAAAATATTTAGCCACAGTGTTACGACACCACCCTTGGTTCCGCAGCGATACAACGCCATACTGCTCTAGGTTCCTtcacttgtctttctttctttctttctttctttctttctttctttctttctttctttctttctttctttctttctttctttctttcttccttcctccctcccttccttcctttctttcctttttttcgagacagggtttctctgtgtagttttggtgccggtcctggatctcactctgtagaccaggctgacctcgaactcacagagatccgcctggctctgcctcccgagtgctgggattaaaggcgtgcactgccgccaccgccactgcctggctcacttGTCCTTGTTTAATTCTCTctggattcctagcacccagcacagttcctggcatgtgtgagacATGCACACAGGTTGAAGCACTGAGCAACCTGTGATATGGTTTACTGTGCGTTGATCTTATCTgagttgagaattctctgcacTGTATAAGATATAGAACTGCTTGGTGCGGGTGCCTCTGCTGTGCCCACCTGCACCCACTCCTGCCAACACCAGAGGAAAGGGCAGCGGCGAGGACGTACAAGAAAAGGGGATGTACAAAGGGATTGGAAGCTGCCTTTCACACAGTTAGTCTCCACCCTCCCCCCAGGCCCAGCCCCACAGCTACCGTTAAAAGAATTTAGGTCACAAGCAACTTCTAAAGACTATACACGTACATAAACACAGGAGCATTAGGGCCCCAGAGAAGCTTTTGAGGTAAGGCCATGGAACGAGGCATTTGCATAGTCCTTCCCACTTTGAGGTCCTGTGACAGAGTAGACAGCTGGGTCCATGCATGGGTGCAAGAGTAGGTGAGGGACTGAGGGTGAGCAAAAGGCAGAGTCCAAAGGGGCTCACTGCGTGCACTCACCTGGCATCCCGAGCGGACCCCGTCTCCCCCGGCACACACCATGGTCCTCTTCACTGTGGAGCCCCAGTAAGAGGAGCTGGAGCAGATGGCATAGTCCACGCTGGGCAGGTATGCCTGCTGCAGGGTCTGAGACAGCTGCCCGTTGGCTGAACGGGACGTCACGTTGGAAGTCAGCACAGGGAGGAATCCTTCCACAGCTCATGTAGCCAGCGTCTTactgccctctcttcctcctcctcctcccccctcctcctccccctcctccccttcctccccctcctccccttcctccccctcccctcctcttcctccccctcctccccctcctcccccctcctccccctcctccccctcctccttctcctccctcttctcctctccctccttcttctcctcccccttctcctccccctcctcctcttcttctttcttctacagggtctcactctgtagccctagctgtcctagaactggccttgaactcacagagatccgcctgcttctgggctctgagtgctgggaccagagGCCTGTGCCACATCGATTTATCTCCACTTCCTAAGAGCTGAgttcaggggttggagagatgactcattggttaagagcccttgctgttcttgacgaggacctgagttcagttcccagcacccttctgggcaaacaccctcttctgaactctgcaggCCCTGCACGTCGTACATGTGCAGACACGTACACATACATagttaaaaacaataaacacgaatcatttttaaaaggagcTTAGTACAGCTTTCCTTTATCTGGCTCTTTTGAGTCTTCACAGCCATTTTGCATCTGATGCCATTTCTGTAGGCCCTTACAGTCCTTTCCTGTTGGAGAACCACGGTGCTATTACAGGAACTGAGAGCTGGATTAGAAGCCTGTCTGTGTCTGCCCCCGACTTTCCCAATAGACTGTGCTCAAGTAAGGACTCGACTCTTCTCCAGGAACCCGACTCCTGCCTGTGGCTGCCAGGCTTCCGTTTCCACGTTCCTAACGCCTCTGTTCACAGCTCTCCCATCTTTCCACATCATTTGGGTAACATTCCCACCAAGAtgaggagaggggagcagaggccTCCTCTGCCCTGTGACTGGATCTGCAGCCACCCAGGTCTGTTTACTTCAGTTCATCGGGGTACCTGTCTGTGCAGGGGCAGAGACCTGTAACCAGTCACATGACCAAGtgctttactttcttttctgcccAATTTCCTAATGCATAAGATAAGGGCCTGCACAAAATAATTTCTCTggtaagtttttcttttctttcttcggTTATGAGAGTCTGTGAACCTCTGACTCAACTGTATCAGTGATTTGATCTGTGGCTCTCTAAGTCGTCTGTCTCTGGCTGTGAATGTCTAGAACCATAGAAAATAATGCCCAAGGAGCTCACCCATTTCATCAACATCCCAGTGGTGTACGGTGGGAGCATGTACGACTTACTTTTGGTCCTTCCCCAGCCTGTGATGTAGCAGGGAGTGTTGTTGGCCAGGGTGGTCCCCTCCTGGGGCAGAACCCCCAGCTGGATGTAGTTATTGAGTGTGACACTCTGGGCCAAGCGCAGCAGGGCGATGTCATAGCTGCGGGAGAGACGGAGGTGGCTTACCCACGGTCAGGTCTGCTGTTCACAGGACTCAAGTCCAGTCCTGAGCaccagctgcctgtaactccagctctgggcaATCTGATGACTTCTGGACCtgcacacacgtgaacacacagacagacagacagacagacacacacacgcacagacacagacacacacatacagacagacagacagacacacacacgcacacacacacacaaaggagggGGCAAACTCGGAAGCAGTTGGTTGCGGGACATTCGATGAGTAGCAGCACCACCTGCTGGCAGGACGTTGGAATTGCAGCCTGGCTCTGCTCCGCCCCCTGGGGTGGTGGACAGCCAGAGCCATAAAAACCCGCAGGTGGTGTGATCTCCGTTACAGAGTTCTCAACAGGTAGGAGTCTGAGACATCTGTCAGAATTATGCCAGTTACCTGAAGCCACTCCTACACTCTCTACAGAACAAGACCTTTTTAatcttttgtggtgctggggggggggtgcatcaCGCTCAGGGTTGGACTGGGTCACAATCTTGCACCAACATCCCCTTCTGTgaccactatttttttttctagtgccagggattgaaccagAGCCTCAAGCATGTCAGGCAGGCACTTTGCCACTGAATTACGTCCCCGGTTCTtgtgttactttttatttattttttggtagaCATGGGGCTAGGTGTTTCAGAACCTGGGTCGTTCTGATCCCAGGCTGTCTTTGTTCCGACCATGTAGTTGATAATGACTTTGAACTGCTGATGATCCTGCCttagcctttcaagtgctgggcttaCCAGACTGTCCCATTAAGGGCAGCTCCCTAACTACCAAGTTAATGATTACCTTTCCAAAACTTTACAACCCACCTTAAGAAaattccccagggctggggtggggctcagggggtagagtacttgcctggtaTTTTCAAGGCTCTAGGTTCCTTTTTCCACaccaaagccaaaccaaaccgaAACAAAATTTCCTTGTATGGATGAAGTATTTTCCACAGAGGGCGTAaataacaaagaacaaacaaagccCTGGGCGGTGCTGAGATCCtagaaccccagcactcgggaggaggcAGGGTGCAAGCAACctcggctacacagtgagttcaaggccagcttgagttacATGAGAGACTCTCCaaagaccaaaaccaaaccaaaacacccaCCCCTAGAAAAACAGAGACATTAAAACAGACAAGTCCTCCCATATCCAGCTGTGCGGCCCCACCCACAAGAGATAAACCCAAAGCTCTTCAGGCATTCAGGTGTGCTCCTGGCCAAGAGGCCAGCACATGGCCTGAGGCAGGACATGGGGCTGTCTTCCAGGCTCCACTCAACAAGGCCAGGCTACAAAAGCCACACAGGAAGTTTCAGGCCATCCCTCCATcaccccactcccccccaccccccaccccctgagaacaagtgagggaaacagggGCCCAGTGGCCAGGCCCCCCCCCTGCTCCAGCGCACAGCCGGTTTAGTGTCCTGCCTACCCCGCAGCCACGTTGTCCTTGTTCCAGCTGGGGTGCACCACGATCTTCTGAACGCTCACGTACTGCTCTGTGCCGTCGTTCTGGCTCAGGTTGTGATCGCCAACAACCACACGGAAAGTCATctggctggagagagaggaggaagcctgagGGACCGCCCGCCCCCCTTagaggggaggagggcagtggTGACAGTTTACTTttgggacagacacacaggagggCAAAAGGTTAGGACACAGCAAGTCCCCCCATTCCCTAAAGTTACCAACTTGtggcagcagaaaaaaaaatgcaaccagCTGCACATTCTCAGTTTATTAAGCTAACAGTATAAGTTGAATATGATAGTACCCGACGGCACCTATCCGTGAGGGAAATAAACTTattggttacacacacacacacacacacacacacacacacacacacacacacacacgtgttgttgttgttggtttagatagggtctcatcccaggctggcttcaaactctcaatcctcctgcctcagcctcctgtacCAGGGTTACAGATGTACCATCACTACATACGATTTAGATCAGTAACTCCGAAAGTGTGGTCCTGGACCATGCTTACAGTCACCTGGAAACTTGTTGGGGTCTGGggagagggccagtgagagaggTTCACTGTGCGagcctgaggagacagaggcctcTGACCCCAGCTCTGAGGCAGAGCTGCGTCCCAGGGCCTCGCTGCCCAGCCTAGCAAAAACATCAAGTCCCAGGTTAAACAGCGACTCTTTCAGAAGATCAGGTGACGTGATCGAGGAAGACTttctgatgttgacctctgacctacacaaaGGCCCATGTGGGCAATCACACACCTGTATACGCTCGTACACACACgcatgccccctcccctcccgcccccacaAATACACTCATCAGGCCTCACCCGGGACGTGCCGTATCAGAACTCTGCTGAGGGGACCCACCAACTGGCTCTATGTGCTTCCTGTGTGATTCTAATGTGTTCAAATCTGGGAACCGGGCAGGGAGGGATGGTCCCGCGGATAAGGGCACTTGTTATGCAAGCAGGTAACCTGGGTTCTGGGCCTGGGATGGGAAAATCAGCtccacacagttgtcctctgatctctgtatGTACATCATGCAGTGtgtcccctccccgcccccccccccccccccgcatcctgcacacacaattcacacacacacacaacaacaacaacaataccaataatactactactaataataacacattccaactttttaaaaaggaaactgttGCTTGTTACAAGCAGGGAAAATTGACCAGTACTCAGACGCTGAGTCAGTGTTTAAGTGTCTCCTCCATTCTCTGTAATATTTTCCCACTTCAGAGATGAGAGACTGGGAGAGCAGAGAAGGTCACATGGCCATAGATACGGGAACGGGATTTGAATCTGGACCTGCTGGACTCCAAAGCTTGTACTTCCTCTATACTATCCCCTCAGTGACCCCCAAACACAATTGGGCTCAGCGGTGAccctctgccagccctgcccGGAGAAGTCCAAGTTACACGTTCTTCCAGAAGGGTCAGTCGAGTCCTCCTAGGGGCGCGGAAACCGACTGCTCCTCACCTGTCCACACAGTGAGCGGCCGTCATCACCCAGTTGCGTCGGATGAGGGTTCCTCCGCAGGTGTGGTACCACAACCCTCCAGAACGGTACTGGAGGGAAATCTAGTCAGGAGGGAAGAAAGCAGGGAGGCTGGAGTTATCTTCTAAAACTCCTGACATTATTCAAAACATTctctaagccgggcagtggtggcacacgcctttaatcccagcactcgggaggcagagccaggcggatctctgtgagttcgaggccagcctgggctaccaagtgagttccaggaaaggcacaaagctacacagagaaaccctgtctcgaaaaaaaaaaaaaaaaaaacattctctaACTTCCTGGACCGGGGATAGCAAACCGATCTCCCCCTCGGCCGATGGCTCTGGACCGGCTGGAAGCGGCTTGCTGAGAAGAGGTATTAGTCGCTTCTGGGGTCGGCTGGAAAGAGTCTCTGCCGTTTGGTGACATTTGCTACACACACATGAGAAAGcaaaggcacacacaggcaccttAGGCATCTCTACACTAGGATGCTGCCGTGGGTTAAAACTCaggttcttttctctctcctttccaaaAGGGAGCCAAGCGTTGCTCCTTCAGCCAAGCCCTGCAGGTTCAGGTCTCAGGGTCCCCTCTTCAATGTCTTCTAGAAGTACCCCGGCCTCCCACATCGGGGAGGACTTAGAATGccaatggaatattttttttttaaaaaaaaatcagtttgtgttttctcattttatacaATAGATCTACTTCTGAAAATTGGGTTCAGACTGCTGTAAGTTAAGTTTCATTGTAATTGCAGAATTCCTCTGGAAGTTATGACTGGTGAGCAGCTCTTGTGCCGACTTTGTGTGTTCATCTCTGCATTAAGTCAGGCTCAAGTGTCCTGTTGAGGATGTggaaagatggggctggagaggtggctcagcggttaagagcgctggctgttcttcctgagaacccaagttcaattcccagcaccctcatggcagctcacaactgtctgtagctccagttccagaggatccaacaccctcacacagacatacatgcaggcgaaacaccagTGCataggatataaaaataaataaaatttaaaaaggatgtGGGAACACTAGCCCCTGTGTTTGGGGCACACTGTGACGTAGTAAATGCATGTGTGTTTCAGGGCATGTGGTGCCTTTGGGGTCCACCAGTCACATAGTCTGTGACTGTGTCACACTGGCTGTCACAGGAATAATGAAAACAGCTTGTGAGGAGAGGATGTAACTCAGAGGCACCAgcgaggtcctgggttcaagccctCACTACAGAAAGAAGGAACGAGGTTTGGGTCACAAGTAAAATCACTGGTTATGCAAACCTGATGGCCTGCGtatgaatccccagaacccactcgAGGGACTGGTGtgttcatcccagcacttgggaggcagagtctgtgtgttcgagatcagcctggtctatattgcCAGTTCTAGGCCGGCCAGGGCTAACATGGCGAGACCCTGCCCCACACCACAAACCCGAACCTGGATGTGGTGGTGAGCACCTgcgattcccagcaccctgtggtgaggtgggaggtggagatggagaaTGAGCTGGAAGGTTGAGAGgtcagtgagggagggaggggttggTGCTGGCTGGAGCATGGGAGTCTGCCGCATACATCGTGGAAGGCTCTAGCTGCCCTGTGGCGCTCTGgcactttctctgtgtctgtctgtctgtctgtctctgtctctgtccccccccctctctctctcacacacacacaacacacacacacaacacacacacacacacacacacacacacacacacacacacacacacacacacgcccattgAGACTGGTGTATAAGTTCCCTCTCCACAAGTCTTTTGCATTTAGAGTTCCACCTCAGTCTGGTCCcacacatctttaaaattcaGAATTAGACGGCAAGTGAGCTCTGCCTGAgggtaaacacacatatacatgtaaaaataaaatgtttcgggggggggggcgcataCACAGCATTCCTGGCTTGGGTAGAAGCCTGGGCAGGAGGAACCACCCACCTGAGATGGCCAGGAGTTCCTCTGGACCTCAGTCCCTCCAACCACCCGTGCGTTGGTTTCTGGAAAGTCCTGGGTGCTGTGTCCTTTGTGGGAcggaagaaagaaaagtgggtGATGACTAAGCATGGGGtcagcggggtgggggtgggagcagcAGCCTGGCTTTGAAGACTGTTAGCTTTGTCTGCAAATTCTCAGCTCTCCGCAACAGGCCCGGGGGCCCAGCCCTGAGCTGTCGCGCCTCTTTTGCCTCTTTTGAAAACAGAGCCTCAGAGCACCTCCTGCTTCTCTGGGGTGTGTGAGAACTCTGGCTGGCAGGGGGAGACCTTTCCCAAACCAGCAGGCGAGGGGCCCACAGGTGCCCATGCTCTTCCCCGGCTCAAGGTCACCTTGAGGAGCCCCCTCCCCATGCTTTGGCAGGATTCTCCAGAAGCCGTGGACAGCAGTCGGGAGGGTTGGTGGGGAACCACTAAAGGGGCTTCGTTATGCTTCTTGGCCAGGCACCTGCCCCCCAGCAGGCACCTGCCCGGCAGGCAGTCAGAGCTCCTCAGTCCGGCCTCTCTTCTGCTCCAGAGGGTTTCTGCTAGATTGACAGGCACAgctttccacctgcctctgagacAGAGAGCTAGCCTGGGCTTAGAGACTTTCTGACCCTCCTGCTCAAATGCCCCTCCCTCAGAGCTCGGGCCAGAAGAGCCACTCACCATACAGGACCAGGGAAGCGAACACCAGGAAGTGTAACATGGTGCCGAGAGAGCAGACCACTGCCCCTTTGCCATGAGCCGAACCCTCTTTATATTCCTCTTATCAGCAGCTTTGCTGACCTTCCTCCTGCCAGCTGGGCAGGGCTGTGGGTAGAAGGCAGGGACGCACAGGTGCCATGGCAGTGCAAAGGAAAAGTTTTCAAGTCAACTCATTTATCTGTTATTCAAAGACAGGACAAGGTTAGGACTCAGTTAACCTGTTTCAGTTGAAAAGCATCCagaagatcctttttttttttttcttttttgagaaataagATGGAGGGAGAGCGTACCATCGAGATGGCTGAGAGGGTTAATAGCCTTTGCCCCCCAACTGTCAGCCCCAGTTCAATTTCTAGAATTGACAGAAGGAGTGAATGGaatcttgcaagttgtcctctggtctccatgtgcatgtgctcat is from Peromyscus maniculatus bairdii isolate BWxNUB_F1_BW_parent chromosome 20, HU_Pman_BW_mat_3.1, whole genome shotgun sequence and encodes:
- the Cela1 gene encoding chymotrypsin-like elastase family member 1 produces the protein MLHFLVFASLVLYGHSTQDFPETNARVVGGTEVQRNSWPSQISLQYRSGGLWYHTCGGTLIRRNWVMTAAHCVDSQMTFRVVVGDHNLSQNDGTEQYVSVQKIVVHPSWNKDNVAAGYDIALLRLAQSVTLNNYIQLGVLPQEGTTLANNTPCYITGWGRTKTNGQLSQTLQQAYLPSVDYAICSSSSYWGSTVKRTMVCAGGDGVRSGCQGDSGGPLHCLVNGQYSVHGVTSFVSKLGCNVSRKPTVFTRVSAYISWMNNVIASN